The genomic segment GGATGGGGTGACCCAGTCCCGTTCGGCCTCGTCGACGACCAGGAAGCCGTGGGGCGCCAGGGCCGCGTGCAGACGGCCCAGGATCAGGCGCCGAATGTCCGGGCGGTAGTGCAGGAGCACATTGCAGCATGCGATGAGGTCGAATTCACCGAAAATGCTGGCCTGGGGGCGTGGGGTCCGGGCGTCGAGCAGGTCGTGCTCGGAAAAATCAACCAGGGGACGCACCGCCGGACCGATGACATAGTGTTTCTCTTTTCGGGAAAAATGGGCCCGCAGATGGCACAGACGGACGTTTTGAACATCGTTGCGATCAAAGAAGCCGCGTCGGGCCCGGGTCAGGTTCAGGGCACAGTGGTCCGTGGCGAAAATTCGAACCCGTGACGCGTGATTTCTGGTGGCGCTCAGCTCCCACAGGAGAATGGCTAGGGAGTAGGCTTCCTGCCCGGCCGCGCATCCCGCCGACCAGACCCGTGTTTCCTGTCCATCCCGGTCCTTTTTCTGGAGCAGGGCCGGCAGGGCGAATTGTTCGAGCAGGGCGAACGTCAGGGGATTGCGGAAAAACACGCTGTGGGAATTATTCAAGATTTGCCAGAACAGGATCGCCTCGGCGGGGTCGGTTTCAAGGCGCGCGGCGTAGTCCTGGGCGTTTAGGCCGGATTCATGCGCGCGTCGGGTCAGGGCCTCGTCCACCTGGGACGGATCGCGGCCGGACAGATCGCGGCCCAGAGCCTGCTCGGCGGTCCGGATCAGGCGGGCGCGGGTCTCGCCGTTCCATGCTGGATTCATCTGGTTTTGGGTTCCAGGCCGTTGTTCCGTGGCTTGGGACCCGTCGATATCGTGCCCGGCGGGTCTCGTGGCGGGTGATTCCATGTGGTGTCCTCGTGAGGCTCCCTGGCCGCGTCGGGCGCGGGCCACGGGCGCGGCAGACGTTCGCCTTAAAAGCGCGCGTGCTCAAGTATTTTTTGAGGTCCAGGCCAGGGTCGTGGCGGGGAATTGTATTTGCGAATTGTGGAGAACGCTTGTCCACGAGGCGGGCGCGCCTGGGTTTTGACGGCGCGTGGATGGTATCGCGAGAACGCCGGGCGCGGGGAACGGTCCGGATTGCGATGTTGTCTCCGGCAAGCCGGACAGGGGCTTGCCGGAGACAGGGGCGTCACCAGCGCCAGCCGGGATCAATGCGCAGATCGTCCGGGGCTTCCAGGGCGACCTGGACGTGGAACAGACTGTCCGCGCCGGCGGGAACGGTGGCGTTCCAGGCCAGAACCTCGGGGTTGGGATCGTCCTCGGGTTTGGGCGTGGCGGCCAGGGTCAGCACAATGCGCTCGTCCCGGATTTGTGGTCTGGGCTCCTCGACGCGGATGGTTGCCGGATAGGTGGCCGTGTTGCGGACTTTCAGGTTCCAGTCCCAGGCAAAAGATTGCTTGCGGCCGAACAAACCCTTTTCGCCGGTTTTTTTGTCCAAGAGCGTGACCTCGCAGGTCAGCAGCGGGTTGGTTCCGAAAAAGAAGTCCCCATCGCGGCCGGCGAGGGAAAATTGCCGTTGATCGAGCATGGCGCCATCCACCAGGAACATGGCCGTGCCGGTGGGCATTTCCCTGGGCTGGGCGAAAGTCGTCTCGGCCCGCAAAAAGGCCTTGGGGTCGAGACTTGGACGGATCAGGTGCGTGAACACGGCCGGCCAGGCCGCGCGTTCGATTTCCAGGCTCCGGGTTTCACCGGCGGGTAGGGCGCGTTGCCCCATGTCCCAGACGGCATGGGTGGCGCGGCGGTTTTCCATGGGCGCCGGGGCCGAGGCCAGAACCTCGGCCTTCATGTCCATCATGGCCGGCGCGGCCATGGCCTTGCGGGGCATGAGGTTCATGGGCCGGATTTCCCAGGGCGGCAGGTCCGGCGGAGTGGTCTGGGACGTGGGCTGGATGGTGGCCAGGAAGAGGCGCGTGTCGGACCAGTCCTGGCCGGAGCGCTGCCAGACCTTGGCCTGCCAGGAAAAATCGATGCGGTTTTCGGCCGGCCGGGCGTCCAGGCGGTACAGCGGGCTCCAGCCGCAATCGGTCATGGTGTAGGAATAGGACAACTCCTTGGGCGCTTGGTTCGCGAAGCGCAGGCGCACGTCCCAGACCGTCCGTTCCTGTCCGGCGATGCGCTTGATCGCGTCGTTGACCTGGGCGATGTCCTTGTCCAGGTCGGCCAGCGTGTGTCCGAGTTCCTGGGATCGGGCCGTGTCCTGGCGCACGGCTGCATGCAGCTCGGCGGCCAGTTCCCGCAGCGCGGCCACGGACTGTTCCGCGGGTTTGGTCTGGGCCTGCCAGAAGGCCAGGCGGCCGCGCACGCCTTCAAGTTCCGCCGCGACGCCATCGCGGGTCGCGGATAATTCCTTCAGGCGCGCGTTGAGCGGCGCCAGGGCGGCCTGATCTTTTTCCTGACGGCTGGTCCAGCTCACGCCCGTGATGGATGAAGCCGCGGGCAGGGCACCAAGGCGCAGGGTGGCCGGATCGGCCTGGCCCGGCAGGATCAGGGTGCATTCCTGACCTTCGGTGCCAGTCGTGGCGGCGACAACGACGCGGTCCTCGATCTGGGCCGAGGCGGGGAACAGGGTCACCTGCCGGGGCGCGGCCCACAGGCTCGCGGGGCAGAGCAGGGCAAGGATGGTCAGCAGTCTGATCATGGGGTCCTCCGTGAAAAAAAAGGCCGACCCGGAGGTCGGCCCGTCGGTTAGTCGTCCTGGCTCGGGTCGAAGCCGGTTTGCTTGATGAAGCCCATGCCGCCCTGAAGGTTGAGAACGTTGGTGAATCCCGCGTGACGCAGGGAGACCTGGGCCTCGTAGGACCGGCCGCCGGTGTTGCACAGAAGCACGATTTTTTTGTCGCGGGGAACTTCCGCGAGCCGGGCGCGGACCTGCCCCTGGGGAATGTTCCGCCAGAATTCCGGGTGCTTGCCGACATAGGGTTCGGCGTTGCCCCATTCCCGGACATCGACGCAGAGCAGGTTTTCCTGAACCCGGTTTTTCCAGAGTTCGGCGAATTCGTCGGGCTGGACGGGCGTGCAGCGTCCGGACAGGATGTTTTCGGCCGCGTTGGCCGCCGCGTTGAGCACGTCCATGGCCGAGCCAAAGGGCGGTGCGTAGGCCAGCTCCATGTTGGCGATATCGCGCAGGGTCGGGCGGAATTTGATGACAGCGGCCACGGCGTCGATGCGGTCCTTGAGGGAGTCGCCGTTGGTGCCCGAGCCCTGGACGCCAAGGACGCGGCCCGTGGGTCGGTCGACCACGATTTCCAGGCTGATCATGTCCTTTTTGGGATAGAAGTGGGAGTGGTCGAACTGCAGGACCTGGGTGCTGAAGGCGTCGTAACCTTCGCGCAGGGCCACGGGCAGGGACAAACCCACGCCGCCGAAGCCGTATTCGAAGACCTTGAGAATGAAGGTGCCCACGACGCCGTCAAAGGTTTCGCGGCCGCCGGCGACATTGGTGCCGATGACCCGGCCCTGGCGGTTGGCCAGGGACCCCAGGGGATAGTAGCCGTGCTTGCCGGTGATGAGGTTTTCGACAACCACGCAGTCACCGCCGGCGTAGATGTCCGGGTCCGAGGTCTGCATGGTCTTGGAAACGACGACGCCGCCGCGTTCGGCGCAGGTCAGGCCGGCCGCGCGGGCCAGCTCGTCGTTGGGAATCACGCCCACGGACAGAATGACCAGATCGGCGTCGATGGTGCCCTTGTTGGTCACCACGCGGGTGACCTTGCCGTTTTCACCCTCGATGGCCTGGACCATTTCCGAGGTGCGCACCGTGACCGCGTTGTCGTCCAGGTGCTTTTCCACGATTTGGGCCATGGTCGGGCTGATGAAGCCGGGCATGACCTGATCCGCCACCTCGACCACGGTGGTCCGGATGTCCCACATGTCGGACAGGGCCTCGGCCATTTCCAGGCCGATGAACCCGGCCCCGACAATGACCGCCGAGGCCACGCCACCGCCGGAAACCTGCTCCTTGACCCGGATGGCCTCCTCCAGCGTGGTCACGGTGAAGACATTGGCGAGATTCGTGCCGGGAATGGGCAGGACGCGGGGCCTGCTGCCCGTGCCCAGGACCAGCTTGTCGTAGGGCAGGGTGGATTCGGTGCCGTCCTTGGCCCGGACCAGCACGGTTTTGGCCTTGCGGTCGATGGACAGGGCCCGGGTTTCGGTAATGACCGTGAAGTGCTTGCAGACCCTGAAAAACTCCTCGTCCCGGACCATGTGAAAACTGGTTTCCTGGAGCTGGGTATGCTCGCTGACATCGCCGGACACATAGTACGGGATGCCGCAGCCGCCGTAGGAAATGAGCTTGCTGGCGTCGACCAGGGTCACCTCCGCGTCGGGGTTGACACGCTTTATCCTGCAGGCGGCCTTGGGGCCCAGGGCCACGCCGCCGATGATCACGACTTTCAAAGACATGGGACACTCCTTGTGTGCGTTGGAGAATTGGACATGGGGTCGAAAGATGAGACCCCGGGTAATCCATTTCAGGCTGAAAAGGTAGGGGGGAAATTTTGTCGCCAATGAGTCTTTGGAATGATTGAATATTTTTGTGGATGGCTTTGGCAGGTCCCATGGACGCGCTTCATGCTTGCTTTTGCTTGGCTGGGCATTAATAGTTGCCTGCCGCCTTGGAACGGGGCCGCCCCCGTGGATGTGGACGGCTTTCGAGGCGCGACGATATTTCATAACGAGGAGCATTCATGGCTGAAACCATTGACGATATTTCCATAGACTGGACCGACGAGGACGGGGTCCAGAAGGTCAAGGAACTGAAGAAAGAGGTTTTGTCCCGTGGCTCCTGGTCCACGGTGATGTTCGCCTACCAGGAGGTGGCCAGGGGATCGGAGGAATTCGGACCGGTCAAGTTCCGGGTGGGGCGCTACCAGAAGCGCAATGGTCGCTTTTCGCCCCAGTCCAAGTTCAACATTTCCTCGGTCAAGCAGGCCAAGCAGGTGGTGGAAATCCTGCAAGCCTGGATCGAGGAATTTGGCGACGATGAATAATCCCCGTGGACACAAAGGGAGCGGGAAATGAGCGACCAGTTCACGGACCCGGGATTGAACCCGGATATCATCGTCGAGGATGAGCTGCGGGAGCCGAAGCAATACAAGGTATTGCTGCACAACGATGACTACACGACCATGGATTTCGTGGTCGAGGTGCTCATGAAGGTCTTCAACAAGACCGAGGACGAGGCTTTTGTCGTGATGATGAGCGTTCACGAGAAAGGCATTGGCCTCTGCGGGATCTATACCGCCGAGGTGGCCGAGACCAAGGTGCAACTGGTGCACCAGATGGCCCGCAAGCGATCCTTTCCCCTGCGCTGTTCCATGGAAGAGGTGTGAATGCTGAGCAAGGATCTGGAGAGAATCATTGGCAACGCGGTGCGGGAAGTGAAGCTGCGGCAACACGAATTCCTGACCCTGGAGCATCTGCTCTACAGTTATACCCTGGATGCCCATGGGCAGGCCATCCTGCGGGGATGCGGCATCGATCTGGACCGTCTGCGCAAGCAGCTGGTTCAGTTTTTCATGGACCACCTCGAGGTCAATCCTCGTCCGGAACACGAAATCGTGCAGACGGTCAGCGTGCAGCGGGCCATGCAGCGGGCCATTCTGCATATCCAGTCCGCCGGGAAATCCAGGGTTCAGGCCGGGGATTTCCTGGCCGCCATGCTGGAGGAGGAAGACGCCTTCGCCGTGTATTATCTCAAGGCCCAGGGCCTGACCCGGCTGAACGTCCTGGAGTTCATTTCCCATCAAGTGCCCGAGGGCGGCGGTTCCGAAGAGGCCGACACCAAGGACTCGTCCAAGCAGGGCGCTCTGGAAAGATACACGGTGGACCTGGTGGCGCGGGCCAAGGAAGGGAAAATCGACCCCTTGGTCGGGCGCGAGGAGGAACTCAAGCGCACCTTGCAGGTGCTGGCCCGGCGCAAGAAGAACAACCCTGTTTTCGTTGGGGATCCCGGCGTCGGCAAGACCGCCGTGGCCGAGGGACTGGCTCTGAAAATCGCCCTGGGCGAGGTGCCGGAGCAGTTCCGAGAGGCCCGTATTTTTGCCCTGGACATGGGGTCTCTTCTGGCCGGAACCAAATACCGGGGCGATTTCGAGGCCCGGCTCAAGGGCATCATTGGCGAGCTCAAGGCCATTCCCGGCGCCATCCTGTGCATCGATGAAATCCACACCATTGTCGGCGCCGGCTCCACCAGCGGCGGTTCCATGGACGCCTCGAACATTCTCAAGCCTGTTCTGGCCTCGGGCGAGCTGCGGTGCATCGGCTCCACCACCTACGAGGAATACAAAAACCATTTCGAGAAGGACCGCGCCCTGTCCCGGCGCTTTCAGAAGATCGACATCGTCGAACCCAGCGTGGCCGAGAGCGAGAAGATCCTCATGGGCCTCAAACCGCATTACGAGGCCTTCCACGGCGTCAAATATCAACCCTCGGCCATCGCCGCCGCCGTGGAGCTGTCGGCCCGGCATCTGAACGATCGCTGCCTGCCGGACAAGGCCATCGACGTCATCGACGAGGCCGGAGCCATTTTTGTGTTGTCCGGCGAGAAAGGCCGGCGCAAGTCCGTCACCCGCAAGGACATCGAGGAAGTCGTGGCGCGCATGGCCCGTATTCCCAGTTCCCGCGTCAGTGCCTCGGACCGGGACCGTCTGGCCCGGCTGGAAGAGGATCTGGGCGCCCAGGTTTTTGGCCAGCAGGAAGCCGTGGAGATGCTGGCCAAGGCCATCAAGCGTTCCCGGGCCGGTTTGGGCAACGCCGAACGGCCCGTGGGCTCCTTTTTGCTGACCGGCCCCACGGGCGTGGGCAAGACCGAACTGGCCAAACAGTTGGCGGCCTGCCTGGGCGTGGCCTTTGTCCGTTTCGACATGAGCGAGTACATGGAAAAGCACGCCGTGGCCCGGCTTATCGGGGCGCCTCCCGGTTATGTCGGCTTCGAGCAGGGCGGCCTTCTGACGGACGCCATCCGCAAGACCCCGCACTGCGTGCTCCTTTTGGACGAGATAGAGAAGGCGCACATGGACATGTTTTCCATTCTGCTCCAGGTCATGGACCACGCCACCCTGACCGACAACAACGGCCGCAAGTCGGATTTCCGCAACGTCATCCTGCTCATGACCTCCAATGCCGGTGCCCGCGAGATGAGCGGCAACGCCATCGGCTTCAAGGCCGGGGCCGAGGAGGATCGGGCCTCGCGCGGCATGGCCGCCATCGAGAAGCTGTTCAGCCCGGAGTTCCGCAATCGCCTGGACGCCATCGTGCCCTTCCATTCCCTGACCCAGGAGATCATGGAGCGGATCGTGGACAAGTTCATGGCCGAATTGGGCGCCCAGCTGGCGGCCAAGAACGTGGTCGTGACCCTTTCCCCGGAGGCCCGCGCCTGGCTGGCCAAGAAGGGCTTTGACCCGGCCTTTGGCGCCCGACCCTTGGGGCGGCTCATCCAGAAGGACGTCAAGGACGTGCTGGCCGACAAGATTCTTTTCGGCGAGTTGGCCGGCGGCGGCGCTGTCGAGATCGGCCTGTGGGAAGGCGCCCTGGATTTCGTCTACCGGCCGCGCTGAACCCATGACGGTCTTTGCCCTGCCTCCGGAACCGCTTTTTCCGGACCCGGCCCATGCCGACGCCGACGGCTTGCTGGCCGTTGGCGGGGATCTGTCTCCCCGGCGGCTGCTCATCGGCTATGGCCTGGGGATTTTTCCCTGGTACAACGCCAATTCTCCCATCCTGTGGTGGAGCCCGGAGCCCCGATTGATCCTGGAACCCCATCGGGTTCATGTCCCGGCCCGGTTGGAGCGCATTCTGCGCCAGGGCGTGTTCCGGTTTACCCTGGACACGGCCTTCGAGCGGGTCATCACGGCTTGTGCCCGGTCTCCCCGGCGCGGGGCCATGGGCACCTGGATCGTGCCGGAAATGCACGCCGCCTATTGCCGCCTGCACGAATTGGGATTCGCCCACAGCATCGAGGCCTGGCAGGATGACCAACTTGTCGGCGGGCTGTATGGCGTGGCCATGGGCCGGGCGTTTTTTGGCGAATCCATGTTTTATGTCCAGCCCAACGCCTCCAAGGCCGCGTTCGTGACCTTGATCCGCGCTTTGAACTCCTCGGACTATACGCTTTTGGACTGCCAGCAGACCACGCCGCACATGGTCAATTTTGGCGGGTTCGAGGTCTCGCGCCTCGAATTCACGGCCCGGCTGGAGGCCGCTCTTAAAACCCCGACCCAATGTGGACGCTGGTCCTTGCGTCACGGCAGCCTGGAGTGCCGTGCCTTGGCCCCGCGCCCCATATCGAGAAACAATGACTGAATTCGTGCATGGTTACGACGAGGACGAGGAATACTCGAAGCCGAGTAAATCCCAACGCAAGCGGGACATGCTCGCGTTGCAGAAGCTGGGCGAAAAACTGTTGGAACTGACTCCGGACCAGTTGGCCCGCATGGACCTGTCCGAGGATTTGCTCGAGGCCTTGCGTTTTTATCATACCCTGAAGGACAAGGAGGCACGGCGGCGGCATCTGCAGTTTATCGGCACGGTCATGCGCAGGCTGGACGCCGAGCCCATCCAGCAGGCCCTGGACGACCTGGATCAGCTGCGCTTTCGGCAGGCCGAGGATTTTCACCAGATCGAGCAGTGGCGGGATGCCCTGATCGCCGGCGATGACGCCCTGCTGGAGGAATTGGCCCAACGCTTCGACCTGGACCGGCCGCAACTGCGGCGGATGGTTCGCGTGGCCGCCGAGGAAAAGGCCGCCGCCAAGCCGTCCAAGCAGGGCCGGGCCCTGTTTCGGTTGCTGCGGCAACGGTTCGAGCAGGAAGGGACGGTCTAGTCCTCGCAGTCGCCCTGGTCCATGGGTTTGTGCTGGCTCAGATCGTAAAAGCCGTGCACGGGAAAGGGCAGCGGGTAGCCGGGGACGATCTCGAAGCGGATACGGCCCATGTCCTTGCCCTCGGGCATGGAGCCCAGGGAAAGCAAGCCGGCTGGAAGCGGGAACTCCAGGGCGTTGGTGGTCACGTGCGTCAGTCTGTCCGCGTAGCGCCGCGCCAGATACCGGACCACCATCTCCAGTTCGTCGCGGGTGAAGGATTCCAAAATGACATCCCGGCTGTTGCCGCGCGGCGTGATCGGCTCGTGGTCCGAGCTGATCAGGTCGTCCCAGGGGTATGTCCCCCCTTCCGAGGGGTCCCAGGACGGCCGGAAGAGATGCACGACCACGTCCTTGCGGCCCTTGAAGCACCGGATGCGGACCGTGGCGACAAGGCCGCGTGGACAGGGCGGATTCGATCGGTCGTCCTGACGAATGATCTCCATGTCATCCTCCATTATGATTCCAGGTTGACGGCGAATCTACCATGATTTGCCAGGGCCAGCAATGGTTCCTGATTCGTACTGCTTGAAATGATTCCGCTTCTGTGAAAAAGTCTGGAATCATTCCTTGTGATGGATGCGTGGAGCCAGAGTTTGTTATGATTGTCCGCTGCCTGCGTGTGGTAATTGCCCTTTTTCTTTTGACCGCGACGGTCGGGCCGGTTCGCGCCGAGGAGTGGCGGTCTTTGGCTCCGGGCCTGGAATTGCGGGAATTTCTGATGCCGGACCGGGTTGGCGATCTGTCCGGCGAGCAGGGCGTGCTGGCCGTGTTGCGCATCAATCCGGCGTGTTACGCGTTCAGCCTGGGCAGCGCTCTGGAAACGGGAACCATGCTGACCGTGGGTCAATGGTCGCGTCGATTGGGCTTCACGGCGGCCATCAACGCCGGCATGTTCCGGGCCGACGACCGCCTGCGCGCCACCGGATACATGCGCGACGGAGACCTGATGGTGAACGACTTCGTCCATCCCGGCTATGGCGCGTTTCTGCTTTTTGGTCCCAAGGACCCGGCCCTGCCGCGGGTGCGCTGGGTGGACCGCAAACAGGACCCGGATTGGCAGGCCGTTATCGAGCAATATCAGGGCGCGATCCAGAACTATCGTCTCATCAGCCACGATCGGCAGAATTTGTGGACCCAGGACGAACCCCGCCATTCGGCCGCAGCCATCGGCATGGACCAGGACGGCCGGGTGCTTTTCATTCATTGTCGGACCGGCGTGTCCATGCGCGAATTTGCCCAGGCCCTGCTTGATCTGCCTCTGGATCTGGTCGGGGCCATGTATGTCGAGGGCGGGGCCGACGCGGCCATGTATGTCGATGCTTCCGGCTTCACCGGCCGCTGGGTTGGGGAGTACAGGTCCGATTTTTTCCAGGGCAGCAACAAGAATTTCTGGCCCGTGCCCAATGTCCTGGGCATCCGGCCCAAATAATCCAGCCGGGACGTCCAGGCCTTTATGTCATCCGCTTTCGAACTCGTGTCCGACTATGTCCCGCGCGGCGACCAGCCCCAGGCCATTGCCC from the Deltaproteobacteria bacterium genome contains:
- a CDS encoding DUF615 domain-containing protein: MTEFVHGYDEDEEYSKPSKSQRKRDMLALQKLGEKLLELTPDQLARMDLSEDLLEALRFYHTLKDKEARRRHLQFIGTVMRRLDAEPIQQALDDLDQLRFRQAEDFHQIEQWRDALIAGDDALLEELAQRFDLDRPQLRRMVRVAAEEKAAAKPSKQGRALFRLLRQRFEQEGTV
- the clpA gene encoding ATP-dependent Clp protease ATP-binding subunit ClpA translates to MLSKDLERIIGNAVREVKLRQHEFLTLEHLLYSYTLDAHGQAILRGCGIDLDRLRKQLVQFFMDHLEVNPRPEHEIVQTVSVQRAMQRAILHIQSAGKSRVQAGDFLAAMLEEEDAFAVYYLKAQGLTRLNVLEFISHQVPEGGGSEEADTKDSSKQGALERYTVDLVARAKEGKIDPLVGREEELKRTLQVLARRKKNNPVFVGDPGVGKTAVAEGLALKIALGEVPEQFREARIFALDMGSLLAGTKYRGDFEARLKGIIGELKAIPGAILCIDEIHTIVGAGSTSGGSMDASNILKPVLASGELRCIGSTTYEEYKNHFEKDRALSRRFQKIDIVEPSVAESEKILMGLKPHYEAFHGVKYQPSAIAAAVELSARHLNDRCLPDKAIDVIDEAGAIFVLSGEKGRRKSVTRKDIEEVVARMARIPSSRVSASDRDRLARLEEDLGAQVFGQQEAVEMLAKAIKRSRAGLGNAERPVGSFLLTGPTGVGKTELAKQLAACLGVAFVRFDMSEYMEKHAVARLIGAPPGYVGFEQGGLLTDAIRKTPHCVLLLDEIEKAHMDMFSILLQVMDHATLTDNNGRKSDFRNVILLMTSNAGAREMSGNAIGFKAGAEEDRASRGMAAIEKLFSPEFRNRLDAIVPFHSLTQEIMERIVDKFMAELGAQLAAKNVVVTLSPEARAWLAKKGFDPAFGARPLGRLIQKDVKDVLADKILFGELAGGGAVEIGLWEGALDFVYRPR
- a CDS encoding pyridine nucleotide-disulfide oxidoreductase — encoded protein: MSLKVVIIGGVALGPKAACRIKRVNPDAEVTLVDASKLISYGGCGIPYYVSGDVSEHTQLQETSFHMVRDEEFFRVCKHFTVITETRALSIDRKAKTVLVRAKDGTESTLPYDKLVLGTGSRPRVLPIPGTNLANVFTVTTLEEAIRVKEQVSGGGVASAVIVGAGFIGLEMAEALSDMWDIRTTVVEVADQVMPGFISPTMAQIVEKHLDDNAVTVRTSEMVQAIEGENGKVTRVVTNKGTIDADLVILSVGVIPNDELARAAGLTCAERGGVVVSKTMQTSDPDIYAGGDCVVVENLITGKHGYYPLGSLANRQGRVIGTNVAGGRETFDGVVGTFILKVFEYGFGGVGLSLPVALREGYDAFSTQVLQFDHSHFYPKKDMISLEIVVDRPTGRVLGVQGSGTNGDSLKDRIDAVAAVIKFRPTLRDIANMELAYAPPFGSAMDVLNAAANAAENILSGRCTPVQPDEFAELWKNRVQENLLCVDVREWGNAEPYVGKHPEFWRNIPQGQVRARLAEVPRDKKIVLLCNTGGRSYEAQVSLRHAGFTNVLNLQGGMGFIKQTGFDPSQDD
- a CDS encoding leucyl/phenylalanyl-tRNA--protein transferase, coding for MTVFALPPEPLFPDPAHADADGLLAVGGDLSPRRLLIGYGLGIFPWYNANSPILWWSPEPRLILEPHRVHVPARLERILRQGVFRFTLDTAFERVITACARSPRRGAMGTWIVPEMHAAYCRLHELGFAHSIEAWQDDQLVGGLYGVAMGRAFFGESMFYVQPNASKAAFVTLIRALNSSDYTLLDCQQTTPHMVNFGGFEVSRLEFTARLEAALKTPTQCGRWSLRHGSLECRALAPRPISRNND
- a CDS encoding phosphodiester glycosidase family protein, with the translated sequence MIVRCLRVVIALFLLTATVGPVRAEEWRSLAPGLELREFLMPDRVGDLSGEQGVLAVLRINPACYAFSLGSALETGTMLTVGQWSRRLGFTAAINAGMFRADDRLRATGYMRDGDLMVNDFVHPGYGAFLLFGPKDPALPRVRWVDRKQDPDWQAVIEQYQGAIQNYRLISHDRQNLWTQDEPRHSAAAIGMDQDGRVLFIHCRTGVSMREFAQALLDLPLDLVGAMYVEGGADAAMYVDASGFTGRWVGEYRSDFFQGSNKNFWPVPNVLGIRPK
- a CDS encoding mucoidy inhibitor MuiA family protein, producing MIRLLTILALLCPASLWAAPRQVTLFPASAQIEDRVVVAATTGTEGQECTLILPGQADPATLRLGALPAASSITGVSWTSRQEKDQAALAPLNARLKELSATRDGVAAELEGVRGRLAFWQAQTKPAEQSVAALRELAAELHAAVRQDTARSQELGHTLADLDKDIAQVNDAIKRIAGQERTVWDVRLRFANQAPKELSYSYTMTDCGWSPLYRLDARPAENRIDFSWQAKVWQRSGQDWSDTRLFLATIQPTSQTTPPDLPPWEIRPMNLMPRKAMAAPAMMDMKAEVLASAPAPMENRRATHAVWDMGQRALPAGETRSLEIERAAWPAVFTHLIRPSLDPKAFLRAETTFAQPREMPTGTAMFLVDGAMLDQRQFSLAGRDGDFFFGTNPLLTCEVTLLDKKTGEKGLFGRKQSFAWDWNLKVRNTATYPATIRVEEPRPQIRDERIVLTLAATPKPEDDPNPEVLAWNATVPAGADSLFHVQVALEAPDDLRIDPGWRW
- a CDS encoding ATP-dependent Clp protease adaptor ClpS, which produces MSDQFTDPGLNPDIIVEDELREPKQYKVLLHNDDYTTMDFVVEVLMKVFNKTEDEAFVVMMSVHEKGIGLCGIYTAEVAETKVQLVHQMARKRSFPLRCSMEEV